In Osmia bicornis bicornis chromosome 10, iOsmBic2.1, whole genome shotgun sequence, one genomic interval encodes:
- the LOC114874179 gene encoding synaptic vesicle glycoprotein 2B-like produces MICTKKSIRGTVVGSRNTSVLATAEPINKPVECLESSNNNSVRFITNLNDQTFEAGNDYLEGVTFHGNLLTRWFVAVMPSSEEESQWLVGSGGGLASSGGGTICSTGERTLNTRGGLYTEEMTTQPTNANTVGGNTASADSAEHDLIDSTGDATLLAQFHEDAIKQAGVGYFQILAALCTGLSLAADTVEFFVVPYILPSAEVELCIEDNEKGWLSNITLMGLALGGLFWGGLGDRIGRRRSLLSAMSVHALFSSVATFMPTYGTFMTARFCSAIGVGGTLPLAFTYLAECCPRLSRSRWVGLLVAAGALGGVYAALLAWVVVPTTGEMVVLENKEHFSAWHRFLLLCSLPALCSTVGLIFLPESPRFLVEVGRDVEAMMVYQKIYKKNNARKGATGAQYQLSELELPTKRPRGLAPPSPTNHTSVLADIIYSIEMFWNSFLELFVSPHLRVTIVLIIIWSTVSFGLYGLMVWCPEYLKLLRATEYKAHTVHIYGKEYKGKTFSGSLENCQYRDSIFLNCKFTKMVFSHVDFDNCTFQSVEFSSIKSSKTHFTDSVIVYSKFVDTDLSAQVFKRCRLENNTELSLSGPCPTLDLDYNIYIEEALHGHLVAQLAFVPAAVLAGLALTVLQRPKVIGISLFSSSVAALCLILVGTNSSAVLGFEGGFVAVFAVAWTSLTLVTIESFPTHLRCTGFGFIAAAIRICGLIGTTTYKTLVGAPLIAPALLTALPLLVASVVTFKLPHTHTVFL; encoded by the exons ATGATATGTACGAAGAAGTCGATACGAGGAACAGTAGTAGGTAGTCGAAATACATCAGTTCTAGCAACAGCTG AACCGATAAATAAACCTGTCGAATGCCTTGAATCGAGTAATAATAATTCAGTGAGATTTATTACGAATTTAAACGATCAAACATTTGAAGCCGGAAACGATTATTTGGAAGGTGTTACGTTTCACGGAAATCTATTAACCAG ATGGTTTGTAGCAGTAATGCCCTCGTCGGAGGAGGAAAGTCAGTGGCTCGTTGGCAGCGGGGGTGGTCTCGCATCTTCCGGCGGTGGTACGATATGCAGTACTGGAGAACGTACATTGAACACTAGAGGAGGATTGTACACCGAAGAGATGACGACTCAACCGACAAACGCGAATACCGTAGGTGGGAACACGGCGTCAGCCGATTCCGCCGAGCACGATCTCATCGATTCCACCGGGGATGCAACACTTTTAGCACAATTTCACGAAGACGCCATCAAGCAg GCTGGAGTTGGTTACTTCCAAATATTGGCTGCTTTGTGTACAGGCTTGAGTCTTGCAGCAGATACTGTTGAATTTTTTGTTGTACCATATATTTTACCAAGCGCAGAAGTTGAATTATGCATTGAGGACAATGAAAAAGGATGGCTCA GTAATATTACTCTGATGGGTCTAGCATTAGGTGGATTGTTTTGGGGTGGTTTAGGAGATAGGATTGGAAGACGCAGATCTTTATTATCTGCAATGTCTGTTCATGCTCTGTTCAGTAGTGTTGCTACCTTTATGCCCACTTATGGCACATTTATGACTGCTAGATTTTGCTCTGCAATTGG AGTAGGAGGAACCTTACCACTAGCATTTACATATCTCGCGGAATGCTGTCCAAGATTAAGCAGAAGTAGATGGGTTGGTTTACTAGTAGCAGCAGGAGCATTAGGAGGAGTATACGCAGCTCTTTTAGCATGGGTTGTTGTTCCTACAACTGGAGAAATGGTTGTTCTTGAAAATAAAGAGCATTTTAGTGCTTGGCACCGCTTCCTCTTACTTTGCAGCTTACCCGCGTTATGTTCTACCGTTGGACTAATTTTTTTGCCAGAAAGTCCAAGATTCTTAGTGGAAGTAGGCAGAGATGTGGAAGCAATGATGGTTTATCAG AAAATATACAAGAAAAATAACGCACGAAAGGGTGCAACAGGTGCACAATATCAACTTTCTGAATTAGAGCTTCCTACTAAAAGGCCTCGCGGTTTGGCACCTCCATCTCCTACTAATCACACTAGTGTTTTGGCTGATATCATTTATTCTATTGAAATG TTTTGGAATTCTTTCTTGGAACTATTTGTATCCCCCCATTTACGTGTCACGATAGTGCTTATAATTATTTGGTCGACTGTGTCATTTGG GTTATATGGTCTTATGGTATGGTGTCCTGAATACCTCAAACTTTTACGCGCTACAGAGTATAAAGCTCACACTGTACATATTTATGGGAAAGAATATAAAGGAAAAACATTCAGTGGTTCTTTAGAAAATTGTCAATACAGAGATTCAATCTTTTTGAATTGCAA ATTCACGAAAATGGTATTTAGCCACGTAGATTTCGACAACTGTACTTTCCAATCGGTAGAATTTAGTAGCATTAAGTCCAGTAAAACCCACTTTACAGACAGCGTTATTGTATATTCGAA ATTTGTGGATACGGATTTATCTGCACAAGTCTTTAAGAGATGTAGATTGGAAAATAATACGGAATTAAGTCTAAGTGGTCCGTGTCCGACTCTTGATTTGgattacaatatttatataGAAGAAGCGCTACATGGTCATCTTGTTGCTCAATTGGCTTTTGTGCCTGCTGCTGTTTTGGCAGGACTAGCACTCACTGTACTTCAGCGGCCAAAAGTGATTGGTATTTCGTTGTTTTCCTCTTCGGTTGCTGCCCTATGTTTGATTCTAGTGGGTACGAATAGTTCAGCAGTACTTGGTTTTGAAGGTGGTTTTGTAGCAGTTTTTGCCGTTGCTTGGACATCGCTTACACTGGTTACAATTGAGAGCTTCCCCACTCATTTAAG GTGTACTGGTTTTGGGTTTATAGCGGCGGCTATAAGAATATGTGGTTTAATAGGAACAACAACTTATAAAACTTTAGTTGGCGCACCTTTGATCGCGCCTGCACTGCTAACCGCGTTACCGCTGCTGGTAGCCAGCGTCGTAACATTCAAATTGCCTCATACTCATACGGTTTTCTTATAA
- the LOC114874182 gene encoding E3 ubiquitin-protein ligase RNF113A, protein MKIYYILRLQKRWNWIVYKTNMEDAEPKTDKKNCTFLFKRRKIRSAATRKRKATSDEDESSEDETTVVKKEKKQDDHNPMKQSTNTRRLKSQQKASDNDNSEDESVTVSYKSSRTPMPAGPSDQRATAILETETEKDKDAQALFEKAQKINEELEGKEDDKIYRGLNNYAQYYKKKDTAAGNASSGMVRKGPIRAPSNLRATVRWDYQPDICKDYKETGFCGFGDSCKFLHDRSDYKLGWQLEREAATGEYNNSGDEDDKKYEIDSDEETLPFKCFICRNSFTDPVITKCKHYFCEKCALEHYKKSTRCYICNVQTNGVFNPAKELIARTKMEEKERAAAEEDEVSDE, encoded by the exons atgaaaatatattatatcttGAGATTACAAAAGCGCTGGAACTGGATTGTTTACAAAACAAACATGGAAGACGCAGAACCGAAAACAGACAAGAAAAATTGCAcgtttttatttaaaagaaggaaaattcGAAGTGCTGCAACCAGGAAACGCAAAGCAACGAGCGACGAAGACG agaGCAGCGAGGATGAAACTACGGTagttaagaaagaaaaaaaacaggaTGATCACAATCCTATGAAACAAAGC ACTAATACAAGAAGATTGAAAAGTCAGCAGAAAGCTAGCGACAATGATAACAGTGAGGATGAAAGCGTTACAGTTTCTTACAAGAGTAGCAGAACCCCTATGCCAGCTGGACCAAGCGATCAAAGGGCAACAGCAATTTTGGAAACAGAGACAGAAAAGGACAAAGATGCTCAGGCTTTGTTTGAAAAGGctcaaaaaataaatgaa GAACTGGAAGGAAAGGAAGATGATAAAATTTACAGGGGTTTGAACAATTATGCTCAATactataaaaagaaagatactGCAGCTGGAAATGCTTCCAGTGGTATGGTACGTAAGGGACCAATTCGTGCGCCATCTAATCTAAGAGCAACCGTTAGATGGGATTATCAGCCAGACATATGTAAAGATTACAAGGAAACTGGATTTTGTGGTTTTGGAG atAGTTGTAAATTTCTTCACGACCGGTCCGATTATAAATTAGGCTGGCAATTGGAAAGAGAAGCTGCTACAGGAGAATATAACAATAGCGGTGATGAGGATGATAAGAAATACGAAATCGACAGCGACGAAGAAACATTGCCGTTTAAATGTTTCATTTGTCGGAACAGTTTTACCGATCCCGTTATTACAAA ATGTAAACATTATTTTTGTGAAAAATGCGCTTTAGAGCATTACAAAAAAAGCACAAGATGTTATATATGCAATGTACAAACAAACGGTGTATTTAATCCAGCTAAAGAGTTAATTGCACGGACAAAGatggaagagaaagaaagagcggcggcagaagaagacgaagttTCCGATGAATAA
- the LOC114874181 gene encoding origin recognition complex subunit 4, with amino-acid sequence MNKKKSMAIDFQDNMILLTRKYLKRKIMCPETKFRHHVKERLHILELLKRTVDTGESNSALLIGPRGSGKTTLINSVLKELSSIKSFKENALIVNLNGLVHTDDRLALKDATRQMQLENVVGDKVFGTFAENLSFLLDCLKSGDKKHSKPVIFILDEFDLFCEHHNQTLLYNLFDIAQSAQAPICVIGMTCRLDVIELLEKRVKSRFSHRQIFLFPGDTSSSEQPTSGFDSRLELFQHLLSLPDDENVNRIEQQYDDCTIDPQFGSMWNEYIKSLVNNATMVNLLKRLYQIDISERGFRNFLAVVVSTLSEKHQRLEVNDFVEASKMFSQDDKVLMLEGLSVVEMCLIIAMKHETEIYDGEPFNFEAIYNRYIKFVNQNSFMQSVQKPVIMKAFEHIKNLEFLLPVGGMNSKVEKEYQYYKFVLTPEQIMEAVKNYPGLPTEVSQWALSSV; translated from the exons atgaataaaaaaaaaagtatggCAATTGATTTTCAAGATAATATGATTCTGTTAAcgagaaaatatttgaaacgtAAAATTATGTGTCCTGAAACAAAATTTAGGCATCATGTTAAAGAACGCTTGCACATATTAGAACTATTAAAGCGTACAGTAGATACAGGTGAAAGTAATTCTGCTCTGTTGATTGGACCTAGAGGTAGTGGAAAAACAACA CTGATAAACAGTGTTTTAAAAGAATTGTCTTCTattaaaagtttcaaagaaaatGCATTGATAGTGAATCTTAATGGTTTGGTTCATACCGATGATCGTTTGGCATTGAAAGATGCCACTCGTCAAATGCAATTAGAAAATGTAGTTGGGGACAAAGTTTTTGGTACCTTTGCTGAGAACCTAAGTTTCCTACTTGATTGTTTAAAATCAGGGGATAAGAAACATTCGAAACCAGTTATTTTTATATTGGATGAGTTTGATCTGTTTTGTGAACATCACAACCAAACTTTGTTATACAATCTCTTTGATATTGCTCAGTCTGCACAA GCACCGATATGTGTGATAGGAATGACTTGTAGATTGGATGTTATAGAGCTTTTAGAAAAGAGGGTAAAATCAAGATTTTCTCATAGacagatatttttatttcctggTGATACATCATCCTCAGAGCAACCAACGTCTGGCTTTGATAGTCGTTTAGAGCTATTTCAACACCTTCTCAGTCTTCCTGATGATGAAAATGTAAATAGGATAGAACAGCAATACGATGATTGTACAATAGATCCACAGTTTGGATCAATGTGGAATGAGTATATAAAAAGTTTAGTTAATAATGCTACTATGGTGAACTTGTTAAAGAGATTGTATCAGATAGATATAAGCGAGAGAGGCTTTAGAAATTTTTTGGCAGTTGTGGTTTCCACATTGTCAGAAAAACATCAGAGATTAGAAGTGAATGATTTTGTAGAAGCAAGTAAAATGTTTTCTCAGGATGACAAAGTACTAATGCTCGAGGGATTGTCTGTTGTAGAGATGTGTTTA ATAATAGCAATGAAACACGAAACAGAGATTTATGATGGGGAGCCATTTAATTTTGAAGCAATTTATAACAGATACATTAAATTTGTTAATCAGAATTCTTTTATGCAGAGCGTTCAGAAGCCTGTTATTATGAAAGCTTTTGAACACATTAAG AATTTAGAATTCTTACTGCCAGTGGGTGGCATGAATTCCAAAGTTGAAAAAGAGTATcagtattataaatttgtactCACACCAGAACAGATTATGGAAGCTGTGAAAAATTATCCTGGATTGCCAACAGAAGTTTCTCAATGGGCTTTATCTAGCGTGTAA